In the genome of Actinomadura graeca, one region contains:
- the fdh gene encoding formate dehydrogenase — MGVRSWIGSWPVYRQFTGGDPLGRGAAAKSAGTGRLTARVSTADRVVKSVCPYCAVGCGQDVYVKDGRVTQIEGDPDSPVSRGRLCPKGSASLQLTTGSAREHEVLYRRPHGTEWERLDLDTAMHMIADRVIAARRDGWQWDEDGTRVRRTLGLASLGGATLDNEENYLIKKLFTALGAVQIENQARIUHSSTVPGLGTSFGRGGATTFQQDLPNADCIVIQGSNMAECHPVGFQWVMEAKARGAKLVHVDPRFTRTSAVADVHVPLRAGSDIAFLGGIINHVLTNEKYFRDYVVAYTNAPMILSEDFRDTEDLDGVFSGLDPESRSYDNQSWQYEGMEMQSAAGERDMEYEERTEAVSEAARGEAHGSGGAAIGEGEPERDLTLEHPRCVFQVLKRHFARYTPEMVERICGVPRERFLQVCDLVSENSGRDRTTAFAYAVGWTQHTVGVQYIRTAAILQTLLGNIGRPGGGILALRGHASIQGSTDIPTLFNLLPGYIPMPHAHTNENLDAFIEAEATRKGFWGDMRSYFVSLLKAYWGDAATAGNDFCFDYLPRLTGSHSTYETAMAQIDGVCKGYFLMGENPAVGSADAKVQRLGMANLDWLVVRDFSLIESATWWKDGPEIESGEMRTEDIGTEVFFLPAAAHTEKDGSFTNTQRMLQWHHQAVEPAGDVRSDLWFTYHLGRIIRERLAGSADEMDRPVLDLTWDYPTKGRLAEPDAEAVLAEINGRGADGEPIASYTQLKPDGSTTCGCWIYAGVYADGVNQAARRKPGRDQSWVAPEWGWAWPANRRVLYNRASADPEGRPWSERKALVWWDAEKGTWTGHDVPDFIADRPPGHRPPPDAEGPDALAGDDPFIMQADGKAWLYVPAGLMDGPLPAHYEPQESPFTNPLYGQQRNPVRHLLPPHPDNLYAPSGDAPGADVFPYAATTYRLTEHHTAGGMSRWQPYLAELQPEFFCEVSPELAAERGLGHGGWATIIAARGVIEARVLVTGRIPPLTVDGRTLHQIGLPYHWGPNGYSRGDAANELLHLALDPNTHIQEAKAIACDIRPGRRPRGPAALALVRAYRDRAGITDRTGTEP; from the coding sequence GTGGGCGTTCGCAGCTGGATCGGATCCTGGCCCGTCTACCGCCAGTTCACCGGCGGCGACCCGCTGGGCCGCGGCGCCGCCGCCAAGAGCGCGGGCACCGGGCGGCTGACCGCCCGGGTGAGCACCGCCGACCGGGTCGTCAAATCCGTGTGCCCGTACTGCGCGGTCGGCTGCGGCCAGGACGTCTACGTCAAGGACGGGCGGGTCACGCAGATCGAGGGCGACCCGGACTCGCCCGTGAGCCGGGGGCGGCTGTGCCCGAAGGGATCGGCGAGCCTCCAGCTGACCACCGGGTCCGCCCGCGAGCACGAGGTGCTCTACCGGCGCCCGCACGGCACGGAGTGGGAGCGCCTCGACCTCGACACCGCCATGCACATGATCGCCGACAGGGTGATCGCGGCCCGGCGGGACGGCTGGCAGTGGGACGAGGACGGCACGCGGGTGCGGCGCACGCTGGGTCTGGCGAGCCTCGGCGGGGCCACGCTCGACAACGAGGAGAACTACCTCATCAAGAAGCTGTTCACCGCGCTCGGCGCCGTGCAGATCGAGAACCAGGCCCGCATTTGACACTCCTCCACCGTTCCCGGTCTGGGAACCTCGTTCGGACGCGGCGGCGCGACCACCTTCCAGCAGGATCTGCCCAACGCGGACTGCATCGTCATCCAGGGCTCGAACATGGCCGAGTGCCATCCCGTCGGGTTCCAGTGGGTGATGGAGGCGAAGGCGCGCGGCGCGAAGCTCGTCCACGTCGACCCGCGGTTCACCCGGACCAGCGCGGTCGCGGACGTGCACGTCCCGCTGCGCGCGGGAAGTGACATCGCGTTCCTCGGCGGGATCATCAACCATGTCCTGACGAACGAGAAGTACTTCCGGGACTACGTGGTCGCCTACACCAACGCCCCGATGATCCTGTCCGAGGACTTCCGCGACACCGAGGACCTCGACGGCGTCTTCTCCGGGCTGGACCCGGAGTCGCGCAGCTACGACAACCAGAGCTGGCAGTACGAGGGCATGGAGATGCAGTCGGCGGCCGGCGAGCGGGACATGGAGTACGAGGAGCGCACCGAGGCCGTCTCGGAGGCGGCGCGCGGCGAGGCGCACGGGTCCGGCGGCGCGGCGATCGGCGAGGGCGAACCGGAGCGCGACCTGACGCTGGAACACCCCCGGTGCGTGTTCCAGGTGCTCAAGCGGCACTTCGCGCGGTACACGCCGGAGATGGTGGAGCGGATCTGCGGCGTCCCGCGCGAGCGGTTCCTCCAGGTGTGCGACCTGGTCAGCGAGAACTCCGGCCGCGACCGGACGACCGCGTTCGCGTACGCGGTCGGCTGGACGCAGCACACGGTCGGCGTCCAGTACATCCGGACGGCGGCGATCCTGCAGACCCTGCTCGGCAACATCGGGCGTCCCGGCGGCGGGATCCTCGCGCTGCGCGGGCACGCCTCCATCCAGGGCTCGACCGACATCCCGACGCTGTTCAACCTGCTCCCCGGCTATATCCCGATGCCGCACGCGCACACCAACGAGAACCTTGACGCGTTCATCGAGGCGGAGGCCACGCGCAAGGGGTTCTGGGGCGACATGCGCTCCTACTTCGTCAGCCTGCTGAAGGCGTACTGGGGGGACGCGGCGACGGCCGGCAACGACTTCTGCTTCGACTACCTGCCGCGGCTGACCGGCTCGCACAGCACGTACGAGACGGCGATGGCGCAGATCGACGGCGTCTGCAAGGGCTACTTCCTGATGGGCGAGAACCCCGCGGTCGGGTCGGCCGACGCCAAGGTCCAGCGGCTCGGGATGGCGAACCTGGACTGGCTGGTCGTCCGCGACTTCTCGCTGATCGAGTCCGCGACCTGGTGGAAGGACGGGCCGGAGATCGAGTCCGGCGAGATGCGCACCGAGGACATCGGCACCGAGGTGTTCTTCCTGCCCGCCGCCGCGCACACCGAGAAGGACGGCAGCTTCACCAACACGCAGCGGATGCTCCAGTGGCACCACCAGGCGGTCGAGCCCGCCGGGGACGTCCGCTCCGACCTGTGGTTCACCTACCACCTGGGCCGGATCATCCGGGAGCGCCTCGCGGGGTCGGCGGACGAGATGGACCGTCCCGTCCTCGACCTCACCTGGGACTATCCGACGAAGGGCCGCCTGGCGGAGCCGGACGCGGAGGCGGTCCTCGCCGAGATCAACGGGCGCGGCGCCGACGGGGAGCCGATCGCGTCGTACACGCAGCTGAAGCCGGACGGGTCCACCACGTGCGGCTGCTGGATCTACGCCGGCGTCTACGCGGACGGCGTCAACCAGGCCGCCCGCCGCAAACCCGGCCGCGACCAGAGCTGGGTGGCGCCCGAGTGGGGCTGGGCGTGGCCCGCGAACCGCCGCGTCCTGTACAACCGCGCGTCCGCCGACCCCGAGGGCAGGCCGTGGAGCGAACGCAAGGCGCTCGTCTGGTGGGACGCGGAGAAGGGCACGTGGACGGGCCACGACGTGCCCGACTTCATCGCCGACCGGCCGCCCGGCCACAGGCCGCCGCCCGACGCCGAGGGCCCGGACGCGCTCGCCGGGGACGACCCGTTCATCATGCAGGCCGACGGCAAGGCGTGGCTGTACGTCCCGGCGGGCCTGATGGACGGGCCGCTGCCCGCGCACTACGAGCCGCAGGAGTCGCCGTTCACCAACCCGCTGTACGGGCAGCAGCGCAACCCCGTCCGGCACCTGCTGCCGCCGCATCCCGACAACCTCTACGCGCCGAGCGGGGACGCGCCCGGCGCGGACGTCTTCCCGTACGCGGCGACGACGTACCGGCTGACCGAGCACCACACGGCGGGCGGCATGTCGCGCTGGCAGCCGTACCTGGCCGAGCTGCAACCCGAGTTCTTCTGCGAGGTCTCGCCGGAGCTGGCGGCCGAGCGGGGACTCGGCCACGGCGGCTGGGCGACGATCATCGCCGCGCGGGGAGTGATCGAGGCGCGCGTCCTGGTCACCGGGCGGATCCCGCCGCTGACCGTGGACGGCCGGACGCTGCACCAGATCGGCCTGCCCTACCACTGGGGCCCGAACGGCTACAGCCGCGGCGACGCCGCCAACGAGCTGCTGCACCTCGCCCTGGACCCGAACACCCACATCCAGGAGGCGAAGGCGATCGCCTGCGACATCCGCCCCGGCCGCCGCCCGCGGGGGCCGGCGGCCCTGGCGCTCGTCCGCGCGTACCGCGATCGCGCCGGGATCACCGACCGGACCGGCACGGAGCCATGA
- the selD gene encoding selenide, water dikinase SelD, which translates to MTTIERQRLTQYAHGGGCACKIPPGELEEVVSGLTGPGSPAGNAELLIGLDTGDDAAVVRLPGAADGMAAVATADFFTPVVDDPYDWGRIAAANALSDVYAVGGRPLVAVNLLAWPRDVLPFELAREVLRGGLHVATEAGCHVGGGHSVDDVEPKYGMAVTGVADPELLLRNDRGRPGMPLTLTKPLGVGVLNNRHKSTGEVFEHAVATMVALNREASAAALDAGAVCATDVTGFGLLGHLYKLARASGVTAVVDADAVPYLDGARESAAAGYISGGTRRNLGWVAPHTDFGGADEDTRLLLADAQTSGGLLIAGEIPGAPVIGELVPAGEHALVIR; encoded by the coding sequence ATGACGACCATCGAGCGACAGAGGCTGACCCAGTACGCGCACGGCGGCGGCTGCGCCTGCAAGATCCCGCCCGGCGAGCTGGAGGAGGTGGTGAGCGGCCTCACCGGGCCCGGATCCCCCGCGGGCAACGCCGAGCTGCTCATCGGGCTGGACACCGGCGACGACGCCGCCGTGGTCCGGCTGCCCGGCGCCGCCGACGGGATGGCCGCCGTCGCCACCGCCGACTTCTTCACCCCCGTCGTGGACGACCCGTACGACTGGGGCCGCATCGCCGCCGCGAACGCGCTGTCGGACGTGTACGCGGTCGGCGGCCGCCCGCTCGTCGCCGTCAACCTGCTGGCCTGGCCCCGCGACGTCCTCCCGTTCGAGCTGGCGCGCGAGGTCCTGCGCGGCGGCCTGCACGTCGCGACGGAGGCCGGCTGCCATGTCGGCGGCGGCCACAGCGTCGACGACGTGGAGCCCAAGTACGGGATGGCCGTCACCGGCGTCGCCGATCCCGAGCTGCTGCTCCGCAACGACCGGGGCCGCCCCGGGATGCCGCTGACGCTGACCAAGCCGCTCGGCGTCGGCGTCCTGAACAACCGGCACAAGTCGACCGGTGAGGTGTTCGAGCACGCCGTCGCCACGATGGTCGCGCTGAACCGGGAGGCGTCCGCCGCCGCGCTCGACGCGGGCGCCGTCTGCGCCACCGACGTGACCGGGTTCGGGCTGCTCGGGCACCTGTACAAGCTGGCGCGCGCGTCCGGGGTGACCGCCGTCGTCGACGCCGACGCCGTCCCCTACCTCGACGGCGCCCGCGAGTCCGCCGCCGCCGGGTACATCAGCGGCGGGACCCGCCGCAACCTCGGCTGGGTCGCCCCGCACACCGACTTCGGCGGCGCGGACGAGGACACCCGCCTCCTGCTCGCCGACGCCCAGACCTCCGGCGGCCTGCTCATCGCCGGGGAGATCCCCGGCGCCCCCGTCATCGGCGAGCTGGTCCCCGCCGGGGAGCACGCACTCGTCATCCGCTGA
- a CDS encoding selenocysteine-specific translation elongation factor, with translation MHVLATAGHVDHGKSTLVRALTGMEPDRLEEERRRGLTIELGFAWTDLGGEQVAFVDVPGHERLVGTMLAGVGPVPAVLFAVAADQGWQRQSSEHLEVLGALGVRHGLLVVTRADLAEPGAAARVRDDALARLAATSLGATGHVTVSAATGQGMDDLRAALGRLTRALPPPDPDADVRLWVDRVFTVQGRGTVVTGTLGAGTIRVGDRLAPAAGGGPVRVRGLQALKHDRDAVGAVARVAVNLHGGAAGIRRGDALLTPGRWLTADVIDVRLRGDPARDLPERLTLHVGTAAVPVRVRPLGEDTARLTAARPLPLRVGDAALLRDPGRHRVPAGVTVLDVRPEPFTRRGARAARAAELAAMTGRPDGADELRRRGLVRRSELAAMGVPVPSEPVAGDWLADPGHWEELRARLVAAVEEHAARDPADPGMPAEAARHALGLPDRALVDALVSGAAGPSGGTAGAPAAGLRRRGGRIYGRATAPELPPRVREAVDAVRRDLERSPFRAPEAGRLAELGLTPRLLAAAAAAGALLRLADGIVLLPGDDERAAETLAALGAPFTLSDARRALGTTRRVAVPLMEHLDARGYTVRVDDLRRRCRVHTEGTS, from the coding sequence ATGCACGTCCTCGCCACGGCCGGTCACGTCGACCACGGCAAGTCCACGCTCGTCCGCGCGCTGACCGGCATGGAACCCGACCGGCTGGAGGAGGAGCGCCGCCGCGGCCTGACGATCGAGCTCGGCTTCGCCTGGACGGACCTCGGCGGCGAGCAGGTCGCCTTCGTGGACGTGCCGGGGCACGAGCGGCTCGTCGGCACCATGCTCGCGGGGGTCGGGCCGGTCCCCGCGGTGCTGTTCGCCGTCGCGGCCGACCAGGGCTGGCAGCGGCAGTCGTCGGAGCACCTGGAGGTGCTCGGCGCGCTCGGCGTTCGGCACGGGCTGCTCGTGGTGACGCGCGCCGACCTGGCCGAGCCGGGCGCCGCCGCCCGCGTCCGCGACGACGCGCTCGCCCGCCTCGCCGCGACCTCCCTCGGCGCGACCGGGCACGTGACGGTGAGCGCGGCCACCGGGCAGGGCATGGACGACCTGCGCGCGGCCCTCGGGCGGCTGACCCGGGCGCTGCCCCCGCCCGACCCGGACGCGGACGTGCGGCTGTGGGTGGACCGCGTGTTCACCGTCCAGGGCAGGGGCACCGTCGTGACCGGCACGCTCGGCGCCGGGACGATCCGCGTCGGCGACCGCCTGGCGCCCGCGGCGGGCGGCGGCCCCGTCCGCGTGCGGGGACTCCAGGCCCTCAAGCACGACCGGGACGCGGTGGGCGCCGTCGCCCGCGTCGCGGTCAACCTGCACGGGGGGGCGGCCGGCATCCGCCGCGGCGACGCCCTCCTGACGCCGGGCCGCTGGCTCACGGCCGACGTGATCGACGTCCGGCTGCGCGGGGACCCCGCGCGCGACCTGCCGGAACGGCTCACGCTGCACGTGGGCACGGCGGCCGTGCCGGTGCGCGTCCGCCCGCTCGGCGAGGACACCGCGCGGCTGACCGCGGCGCGGCCGCTGCCCCTGCGGGTCGGCGACGCCGCGCTGCTGCGCGACCCCGGGCGGCACCGCGTCCCGGCGGGCGTCACCGTGCTGGACGTCCGGCCCGAGCCGTTCACGCGGCGCGGCGCGCGCGCCGCGCGGGCCGCGGAGCTGGCCGCCATGACCGGCCGCCCCGACGGCGCGGACGAGCTGCGCCGCCGCGGCCTCGTCCGCCGCTCGGAGCTGGCGGCGATGGGCGTCCCGGTCCCGTCCGAGCCCGTCGCCGGGGACTGGCTGGCCGACCCCGGCCACTGGGAGGAGCTGCGCGCCCGCCTCGTCGCGGCCGTCGAGGAGCACGCCGCCCGCGACCCGGCCGACCCGGGGATGCCCGCCGAGGCCGCCCGCCACGCGCTCGGCCTGCCGGACCGGGCCCTCGTCGACGCGCTCGTGTCCGGCGCGGCCGGGCCATCGGGAGGGACGGCGGGAGCGCCGGCGGCGGGGCTGCGGCGCCGCGGCGGCCGGATCTACGGCCGCGCCACCGCGCCCGAGCTGCCGCCGCGCGTGCGGGAGGCCGTCGACGCCGTCCGCCGCGACCTGGAGCGCTCGCCCTTCCGCGCGCCCGAGGCGGGACGCCTCGCCGAGCTCGGCCTCACCCCCCGGCTGCTCGCCGCCGCCGCTGCCGCGGGCGCGCTGCTGAGGCTCGCCGACGGGATCGTCCTGCTGCCCGGCGACGACGAGCGGGCCGCCGAAACGCTCGCCGCGCTCGGCGCGCCGTTCACGCTCAGCGACGCTCGCCGCGCGCTGGGGACCACTCGTCGCGTCGCGGTGCCGCTGATGGAGCATCTCGACGCGCGCGGGTACACCGTCCGGGTGGACGACCTCCGGCGGCGCTGCCGCGTGCACACCGAAGGGACATCATGA
- the selA gene encoding L-seryl-tRNA(Sec) selenium transferase, with translation MDREVAPVAEDGRRRIARTDVLLADPRLSEAAGRLGRGVVKAAVVAAQRRARAGEIPPGAVADSAVAALPETASGLRPVVNATGVLLHTNLGRAPLSAAAREAALAACGATDVELDLATGARARRGRSALAALLERVPAAEAAHVVNNGAAALVLAATALAGGREIIVSRGEMVEIGDGFRIPELLAATGARLREVGTTNRTAPADYAEAAGDGTGFVLKVHPSNFRMTGFTREAGVAELAGLAELRERGVPVVADIGSGLLAPEPLLPDEPDASTSLANGAGLVTASGDKLLGGPQCGIILGRADLVRRLARHPLARALRVDKLTLAALEATLRGPRTPTDEALHADVRTLRDRAERLAATLRQDGVDARAVDSDAAVGGGGAPGVVLPSAAVSLPEPYAARLRRGAPAVMGRVEDGRCLLDLRAVPAARDADIAAAVRAASAAAGEL, from the coding sequence ATGGATCGTGAGGTGGCGCCGGTCGCGGAGGACGGGCGGCGGCGGATCGCGCGGACGGACGTCCTGCTCGCCGATCCGCGTCTCAGCGAGGCCGCCGGGCGGCTCGGCCGCGGGGTCGTCAAGGCGGCGGTCGTCGCGGCGCAGCGGCGCGCGCGGGCCGGGGAGATCCCGCCCGGCGCGGTGGCGGACTCGGCGGTGGCGGCGCTGCCGGAGACGGCGTCGGGGCTGCGGCCGGTGGTCAACGCGACCGGCGTCCTGCTGCACACCAACCTGGGGCGCGCCCCGCTGTCGGCGGCGGCGCGGGAGGCGGCGCTGGCGGCCTGCGGCGCCACGGACGTCGAGCTCGACCTCGCGACGGGCGCGCGGGCGCGGCGCGGCCGGTCGGCGCTGGCGGCGCTGCTGGAGCGGGTGCCGGCCGCGGAGGCGGCGCACGTCGTCAACAACGGCGCGGCGGCGCTCGTGCTCGCCGCGACCGCGCTCGCCGGGGGACGGGAGATCATCGTCAGCCGGGGCGAGATGGTGGAGATCGGCGACGGCTTCCGCATCCCGGAGCTGCTCGCCGCGACCGGCGCGCGGCTGCGCGAGGTCGGCACCACCAACCGGACCGCGCCCGCCGACTACGCGGAAGCGGCCGGGGACGGGACGGGCTTCGTGCTCAAGGTCCACCCGTCCAACTTCCGCATGACGGGCTTCACGCGGGAGGCCGGCGTCGCCGAGCTGGCCGGGCTGGCGGAGCTGCGGGAGCGGGGCGTGCCGGTCGTCGCCGACATCGGCTCCGGCCTGCTCGCGCCGGAACCGCTCCTGCCGGACGAGCCCGACGCGTCCACCAGCCTCGCGAACGGCGCCGGGCTCGTCACCGCGAGCGGCGACAAGCTGCTCGGCGGCCCGCAGTGCGGGATCATCCTCGGCCGCGCGGACCTGGTGCGGCGCCTCGCGCGGCATCCGCTGGCCCGCGCGCTGCGCGTCGACAAGCTGACGCTCGCCGCGCTGGAGGCGACGCTCCGCGGCCCGCGCACCCCGACCGACGAGGCCCTGCACGCGGACGTCCGGACACTGCGCGACCGTGCGGAACGGCTCGCCGCGACACTCCGCCAAGACGGCGTCGACGCGCGGGCGGTGGACAGCGACGCCGCGGTCGGGGGCGGCGGCGCGCCCGGTGTCGTCCTGCCGAGCGCGGCCGTGTCCCTGCCGGAGCCCTATGCCGCCCGTCTCAGGCGGGGGGCGCCCGCCGTGATGGGACGGGTCGAGGACGGCCGGTGCCTGCTCGACCTCCGCGCCGTCCCGGCCGCGCGGGACGCCGACATCGCCGCGGCGGTGCGCGCCGCATCCGCGGCGGCCGGGGAGCTTTGA
- a CDS encoding PLP-dependent aminotransferase family protein gives MAIEWAGSPPELLLRLDRGATGTLRGQLEAGLREAICTGRLKAGERLPSSRELARQLGVSRGLVQECYGQLTAEGYLCARTGSATRVAPVRVHTEPGAGTAPAPPAVPPVRGLRVDFAAGVPDLASFPRGDWSWAQREAARTMPAAGFGYGDPRGSEVFRDVLAGYLRRVRAAVAEPENIVACAGFAQGLNLVLGVLARRGVRRVAFEDPGYGDGATMAAADRAGVEAVPVPVDGGGLDVAALAASGARAVVVTPAHQWPTGVVLAPDRRRALADWACERNAVIVEDDYDAEFRYDREPVGALQGLAPGRVVALGTVSKSLAPALRLGWILCPPSLAGAVAESKRLDDRGSPVLDQLALAALIESGRYGRHLRHMRAVYAGRRAALVEALARHAPDVPLTGLDAGFHAVAHLPPGADERQIVGAARRRFVGLYGMSTYRASGAAEPPALVLGFGDLTATAIRDGVAEVADLLGAH, from the coding sequence ATGGCGATCGAGTGGGCCGGTTCGCCGCCGGAGCTGCTGCTGCGCCTCGACCGGGGCGCCACCGGGACGCTGCGCGGCCAGCTGGAGGCGGGGCTGCGGGAGGCGATCTGCACCGGGCGGCTGAAGGCGGGGGAGCGGCTGCCGTCGTCCCGGGAACTGGCACGGCAGCTCGGTGTCTCCCGCGGCCTCGTCCAGGAGTGCTACGGCCAGCTCACCGCCGAGGGCTACCTGTGCGCCCGGACGGGCTCGGCCACGCGGGTGGCGCCGGTCCGCGTCCACACGGAACCCGGGGCGGGCACCGCGCCGGCGCCTCCGGCGGTGCCTCCGGTCCGGGGTCTCCGCGTCGACTTCGCGGCGGGCGTCCCCGACCTCGCGTCCTTCCCGCGCGGGGACTGGTCCTGGGCGCAGCGGGAGGCCGCGCGGACGATGCCGGCCGCCGGGTTCGGTTACGGCGACCCGCGCGGGAGCGAGGTGTTCCGCGACGTCCTCGCCGGGTACCTGCGCCGGGTCCGCGCCGCGGTGGCCGAACCCGAGAACATCGTGGCCTGCGCGGGGTTCGCACAGGGCCTCAACCTCGTGCTGGGCGTCCTGGCCCGCCGGGGCGTCCGCCGCGTCGCCTTCGAGGACCCCGGTTACGGCGACGGCGCGACCATGGCGGCGGCGGACCGCGCCGGGGTCGAGGCGGTGCCCGTGCCGGTCGACGGCGGCGGCCTGGACGTGGCGGCGCTCGCCGCGTCCGGCGCCCGCGCGGTCGTCGTGACCCCGGCCCACCAGTGGCCGACCGGCGTCGTCCTCGCGCCGGACCGCCGCCGCGCCCTCGCCGACTGGGCCTGCGAGCGGAACGCCGTCATCGTCGAGGACGACTACGACGCCGAGTTCCGCTACGACCGCGAGCCCGTCGGGGCCCTCCAGGGCCTCGCGCCCGGCCGTGTCGTCGCGCTCGGCACGGTCAGCAAGTCGCTGGCCCCCGCCCTCCGGCTCGGCTGGATCCTGTGCCCGCCCTCGCTGGCCGGGGCGGTCGCCGAGAGCAAGCGGCTCGACGACCGCGGCTCGCCCGTCCTCGACCAGCTCGCGCTCGCCGCGCTCATCGAGTCCGGCCGGTACGGGCGGCACCTGCGGCACATGCGCGCGGTCTACGCGGGGCGCCGCGCGGCGCTGGTGGAGGCGCTCGCCCGGCACGCGCCGGACGTCCCGCTGACCGGCCTGGACGCCGGGTTCCACGCCGTCGCCCACCTGCCGCCCGGCGCGGACGAGCGGCAGATCGTCGGCGCGGCGCGCAGGCGGTTCGTCGGCCTGTACGGGATGAGCACCTACCGCGCGTCCGGGGCCGCCGAGCCACCGGCGCTCGTCCTCGGCTTCGGCGACCTCACCGCGACCGCCATCCGGGACGGCGTCGCCGAGGTCGCCGACCTGCTCGGCGCGCACTGA
- a CDS encoding MFS transporter: MSDVLLAAPPVPAHRPRLMSRPLALVFLCAFGTMTGFYLLLSVVPLYAASSGAGGVAAGLATGSLMLSTVAAELVVPRLVTRYGYRPVLAGGVLLLGLPPLALPLSAGMGVVVAVGLVRGLGFAVAVVVAGALVATLVPAERRGEGLGLSGIVVGVPAVLALPLGVWLAGHTGFTCVFVAGSAAALAVLPAALALPGRPPESASRRALGVLGGLRCPALLRPAAAFAASAAAAGIVVTFLPASAGGAAAGALLVQAAAATASRWWAGRFGDRHGAGRLLLPGLLAAAAGMGGLALPGGPVVTVASMALFGAGFGVMQNASIAVMYDRVPVSGYGAVSAVWNLSYDGAMGAGGAGFGLAAAWAGYPAAFVLTGAVMLLALPLARRA, translated from the coding sequence ATGAGCGACGTACTCCTGGCCGCCCCGCCGGTCCCGGCGCACCGCCCGCGCCTGATGAGCAGGCCGCTGGCGCTGGTGTTCCTGTGCGCCTTCGGGACGATGACCGGCTTCTACCTCCTGCTGTCGGTGGTCCCCCTGTACGCGGCGTCCAGCGGGGCGGGCGGCGTCGCCGCGGGCCTCGCGACGGGCTCGCTGATGCTGTCGACGGTGGCGGCCGAGCTGGTCGTCCCGCGTCTGGTCACCCGGTACGGGTACCGGCCGGTCCTGGCGGGCGGGGTGCTGCTGCTCGGCCTTCCTCCGCTGGCGCTCCCGCTCTCGGCGGGCATGGGCGTGGTCGTGGCGGTCGGCCTGGTGCGCGGGCTGGGCTTCGCGGTCGCGGTGGTGGTCGCGGGCGCGCTGGTGGCGACGCTCGTCCCGGCGGAGCGGCGCGGCGAGGGTCTCGGCCTGTCCGGGATCGTCGTCGGCGTCCCGGCGGTGCTGGCGCTGCCGCTGGGAGTCTGGCTCGCCGGGCACACCGGCTTCACCTGCGTCTTCGTCGCGGGCTCGGCGGCCGCGCTGGCCGTGCTCCCGGCGGCGCTCGCCCTGCCCGGCCGTCCGCCCGAGTCCGCGTCCCGGCGGGCGCTCGGCGTGCTGGGCGGGCTGCGGTGCCCGGCGCTGCTGCGCCCGGCGGCGGCGTTCGCCGCGAGCGCGGCCGCGGCGGGCATCGTGGTCACCTTCCTGCCCGCCTCCGCCGGGGGCGCCGCCGCCGGGGCGCTGCTCGTCCAGGCCGCCGCGGCGACGGCGAGCCGCTGGTGGGCCGGGCGCTTCGGGGACCGGCACGGCGCGGGGCGGCTGCTCCTGCCGGGCCTGCTCGCCGCCGCGGCCGGGATGGGCGGCCTGGCCCTGCCGGGCGGCCCGGTCGTGACCGTGGCGTCGATGGCGCTGTTCGGGGCGGGCTTCGGGGTGATGCAGAACGCGAGCATCGCGGTGATGTACGACCGGGTGCCGGTCTCCGGGTACGGGGCGGTCAGCGCCGTGTGGAACCTCTCTTACGACGGCGCGATGGGCGCCGGTGGCGCCGGGTTCGGGCTCGCCGCGGCCTGGGCGGGCTACCCGGCCGCGTTCGTGCTGACCGGCGCGGTGATGCTGCTCGCGCTGCCCCTGGCCCGCCGCGCCTGA